One genomic window of Halovivax cerinus includes the following:
- a CDS encoding conditioned medium-induced protein 4, with product MNEKTEELREIFTEVTDEETVTESQEAGRGSLEQDERDIEDRLEGVIERMRERYEFDTSLTTAELQTVARAFYEGAEDDEIADDLDVEPGEVFDARLALHLTRTDEVDEVDLVALREHDGTPTEIAAEFDCDVDEVTRYRAIAEARAESRAANDRYRDEFDSILADTELSTRMASDVREDGLEDATEGMETDVSF from the coding sequence ATGAACGAGAAGACGGAGGAACTGCGGGAGATCTTCACCGAGGTGACCGACGAAGAGACGGTTACCGAGTCCCAGGAGGCGGGGCGCGGGTCACTCGAACAGGACGAACGCGACATCGAGGACCGGCTCGAGGGCGTCATCGAACGAATGCGCGAGCGGTACGAGTTCGATACGTCACTGACGACAGCCGAGTTACAGACGGTCGCGCGTGCGTTTTACGAGGGGGCAGAGGACGACGAGATCGCCGACGACCTCGACGTCGAACCCGGCGAGGTCTTCGATGCGCGACTGGCACTCCACCTGACGCGGACCGACGAGGTCGACGAGGTCGACCTGGTCGCCCTCCGAGAACACGACGGCACACCGACGGAGATCGCCGCGGAGTTCGACTGCGACGTCGACGAAGTCACCCGCTACCGGGCCATCGCCGAGGCCAGAGCCGAATCGCGCGCGGCGAACGACCGCTACCGCGACGAGTTCGACAGTATCCTGGCCGACACGGAACTGTCGACGCGCATGGCCAGTGACGTGCGCGAGGACGGTCTCGAGGACGCGACCGAGGGCATGGAAACCGACGTCTCGTTCTAG
- a CDS encoding CRISPR-associated protein Cas4 — MSDVTFGDLRSAAYCPRQCYYDWVEGDREPPPRIERITSLAFRYEELLAADRLSLAAEPIEVDPAIYQRRLADAKARHERWGDCCQPTRRRALVDGRECRGIVDKVFEGPLEPAVVAAGSPPERGVWESHSIVAVAAAKGLAWECEAPVETAYVEYPAHGVIRRIDLTTRRKAAYRRTLRTVREIDGPPPRTDDRSKCDHCEYAPKCGVRTRTLRSLLRRR; from the coding sequence ATGTCCGACGTCACGTTCGGCGACCTCCGCTCGGCGGCGTACTGTCCACGCCAGTGTTACTACGACTGGGTCGAGGGCGACCGCGAACCGCCGCCACGTATCGAGCGGATCACGTCGCTCGCGTTCCGATACGAGGAGCTCCTCGCCGCGGACCGGCTCTCGCTCGCTGCGGAGCCGATCGAGGTCGACCCCGCGATCTACCAGCGTCGACTCGCCGATGCGAAGGCTCGTCACGAGCGGTGGGGCGACTGCTGCCAGCCGACCCGTCGACGCGCACTGGTCGACGGTCGCGAGTGTCGCGGTATCGTCGACAAAGTGTTCGAAGGGCCGCTTGAGCCCGCCGTCGTCGCCGCGGGATCGCCGCCCGAGCGGGGCGTCTGGGAGAGTCACTCGATCGTCGCCGTCGCCGCGGCGAAAGGGCTCGCCTGGGAGTGTGAAGCACCCGTCGAGACCGCTTACGTCGAGTACCCCGCCCACGGTGTGATCAGGCGGATCGACCTCACGACTCGGCGCAAGGCCGCCTATCGGCGCACGCTCCGGACCGTCCGCGAGATAGACGGCCCGCCGCCGCGGACCGACGATCGTTCGAAGTGCGACCACTGTGAGTACGCGCCGAAGTGCGGTGTCCGGACGCGAACCCTCCGGTCACTGCTCCGGCGACGGTAG
- a CDS encoding L-threonylcarbamoyladenylate synthase — MPAIRDAADAIGDGELVVYPTETVYGLGADALDPGAVERVFEAKERDRENPLSMAVPSVPSALEYVTATDRERRFMATFLPGPVTVLCRRKPSVPDVLTADRERVGIRVPDHPLALRLCERAGTPLTATSANVSGRPNARRVADLDESIRDAVAVVVDGGETDGAESTVVDVSTDTIHRRGARATDVDHWLSTH, encoded by the coding sequence ATGCCAGCAATTCGGGACGCCGCCGACGCGATCGGAGACGGCGAGCTCGTCGTCTATCCGACCGAGACGGTCTACGGTCTCGGTGCGGACGCGCTCGACCCTGGTGCGGTCGAACGCGTGTTCGAGGCCAAGGAGCGGGACCGGGAGAATCCGCTCTCGATGGCCGTCCCCTCGGTTCCGTCGGCGCTCGAGTACGTCACGGCGACCGATCGCGAACGTCGGTTCATGGCGACGTTCTTGCCCGGTCCGGTCACGGTCCTCTGCCGCCGGAAACCGTCGGTTCCGGACGTCCTCACGGCCGACCGAGAGCGCGTCGGGATTCGTGTTCCCGACCACCCACTGGCGTTGCGACTGTGTGAACGCGCCGGGACGCCACTCACGGCGACGAGCGCGAACGTGAGCGGCCGGCCGAACGCTCGCCGAGTCGCCGACCTCGACGAATCGATCCGCGACGCGGTCGCGGTCGTCGTCGACGGCGGTGAGACCGACGGCGCCGAGAGCACCGTCGTCGACGTCTCGACGGACACGATTCACCGACGCGGAGCGCGTGCGACCGACGTCGACCACTGGCTCTCGACGCACTGA
- a CDS encoding redoxin domain-containing protein codes for MVDFDVVDLGPTDHVSVGETASDFTRPLVTDEGWEDRSFADAAGSPTVLVFTTMAGAFLAEYTLTELWDRGIGVGESTAIDDGATRTESAADSGTLTALADATVLAVSISSPYELAPFLREHDLPYGVFSDPSNAVAESYGVVHDLDGMTGVAEPRPAIFVLDGDRTIEYAWVATEWPDFPDYDELEAVLDDR; via the coding sequence ATGGTCGACTTCGACGTCGTCGACCTCGGCCCGACCGACCACGTCTCCGTCGGGGAGACGGCATCCGACTTCACCCGCCCGCTGGTCACCGACGAGGGCTGGGAAGACCGATCGTTCGCCGACGCCGCCGGCTCGCCGACCGTCCTCGTCTTCACCACGATGGCCGGCGCGTTCCTGGCGGAGTACACCCTGACCGAACTCTGGGACCGAGGAATCGGCGTCGGCGAATCCACCGCCATCGACGACGGGGCCACCCGAACCGAATCCGCCGCCGACTCCGGTACCCTGACCGCGCTCGCCGACGCGACGGTCCTCGCCGTCTCCATCTCCAGTCCCTACGAACTCGCGCCGTTCCTGCGCGAACACGACCTCCCCTACGGCGTCTTCAGTGACCCGTCGAACGCGGTCGCCGAATCCTACGGTGTCGTCCACGATCTCGACGGGATGACCGGCGTCGCCGAACCGAGACCCGCGATCTTCGTCCTCGACGGGGACCGAACCATCGAGTACGCGTGGGTCGCCACGGAGTGGCCCGACTTCCCCGACTACGACGAACTCGAAGCCGTCCTGGATGACCGGTAG
- a CDS encoding glutaredoxin family protein, whose protein sequence is MTTDDAAPITLYRLQGCPYCERVVRVLDELDLEYHSRFVEPLHSRRNAVKRVAGVRTVPVVVDDETGVTMAESANIVSYLERTYGEGET, encoded by the coding sequence ATGACCACGGACGACGCCGCACCGATCACGCTCTATCGCCTGCAGGGCTGTCCCTACTGCGAACGCGTCGTACGCGTCCTCGACGAACTCGATCTCGAGTACCACTCCCGGTTCGTCGAACCGCTTCACTCCCGACGGAACGCGGTCAAACGCGTCGCCGGCGTCCGGACGGTCCCGGTCGTCGTCGACGACGAGACGGGCGTCACGATGGCGGAAAGCGCGAACATCGTCTCGTACCTGGAACGCACCTACGGCGAGGGTGAGACCTGA